Proteins encoded by one window of Porphyromonas vaginalis:
- a CDS encoding SPOR domain-containing protein, giving the protein MKKALILLSSALLLLSVSACGPKQSAYRQVYEKAKQREVATQQAPEQTTPASVVVAREPVADIQLRRERLEAVQGEDANMLKTYNVVVGSFQNHTNAYSLKERLQAQGYNPVLGQNEAGMLRVIITSFDNRREAEASREQVKGRFAPDFQDAWILEKIR; this is encoded by the coding sequence ATGAAAAAGGCATTAATCCTCCTATCCTCCGCCCTACTCCTGCTCTCAGTGAGTGCATGCGGACCTAAGCAAAGTGCTTATCGTCAGGTGTATGAGAAGGCTAAGCAGCGTGAAGTCGCCACACAGCAAGCTCCAGAGCAAACGACTCCCGCTAGTGTTGTCGTCGCTCGTGAGCCAGTCGCAGACATCCAGCTACGTCGTGAGCGTCTAGAGGCTGTCCAGGGTGAGGACGCAAACATGCTCAAGACCTACAACGTGGTCGTCGGCTCTTTCCAAAACCACACCAACGCTTACTCGCTCAAGGAGCGTCTACAGGCTCAGGGCTACAACCCCGTACTCGGTCAGAACGAGGCTGGTATGCTCCGCGTTATCATCACTAGCTTTGACAACCGCCGTGAGGCTGAGGCTTCAAGAGAGCAGGTCAAGGGACGCTTCGCTCCTGACTTCCAGGACGCTTGGATTCTGGAGAAGATCCGCTAA
- the ruvA gene encoding Holliday junction branch migration protein RuvA yields the protein MIAYLRGTIDTLTPTNAYVDCNGVGYDVNISLSTYDTLHGLEREAPVRLWITEVMRQGEVCDLYGFYTREEQALFAKLITVSGVGPATARVILSSLAPLELAEVIESGDDKRLKTVKGIGLKTAQRIIVDLKGKLPETLTDRDDVTAGIGSRAAREVAEEAISALKMLGFAEANVRKVVKQIMTVKPDTPVEQVIKQALAQL from the coding sequence ATGATTGCATACTTGCGTGGCACGATAGATACGCTCACACCGACCAATGCCTATGTGGACTGTAACGGGGTGGGTTACGATGTCAATATATCGCTCTCTACTTATGATACGCTGCATGGGCTGGAGCGTGAGGCGCCTGTGCGGCTCTGGATCACGGAGGTGATGCGTCAGGGGGAGGTGTGTGACCTGTACGGCTTCTACACGAGGGAGGAGCAGGCGCTCTTTGCGAAGCTGATCACCGTCTCTGGTGTGGGTCCCGCTACGGCTCGTGTGATCCTCTCTAGTCTGGCACCGCTGGAGCTGGCGGAGGTGATCGAGAGTGGCGATGACAAGCGGCTCAAGACGGTCAAGGGCATAGGACTCAAGACGGCACAGCGCATCATCGTGGATCTCAAGGGCAAGCTCCCCGAGACGCTGACAGATCGTGACGATGTGACGGCGGGTATCGGTTCGCGGGCTGCTCGTGAGGTGGCTGAGGAGGCGATCTCGGCACTCAAGATGCTGGGCTTTGCCGAGGCGAATGTGCGCAAGGTGGTGAAGCAGATTATGACTGTCAAGCCCGACACACCCGTAGAGCAGGTGATCAAGCAAGCGTTGGCACAGCTTTGA